From the genome of Nicotiana sylvestris chromosome 2, ASM39365v2, whole genome shotgun sequence, one region includes:
- the LOC104221107 gene encoding vacuolar fusion protein CCZ1 homolog B-like isoform X2: MGMSAASSVNEAMKLCIFDLRRGQHEGQELDKILFFFPADLPFPTQLSVIGLSEGLITFTRIFSPEAPCEVIDAEMHSHVFYEAERDIWMVMVVEKSESEAIWRTDALRNVLKEVHSLFVMFHGSIRALLDREPSGGLTRTHLYYFVMDYLSDFLSGKKLHLPNFRDCLKERGKVQMLTIGREAALEVQSLVRVLESCAGCTQCYSLIMFQDLLVSTTLSPDDLINLFTYTVMRLTPNALSAGAGSWSYLRKGSSTSNASGSLLASSTSVLDRYYSSRDTSPVGVRSYQVVRPLQHDKWSKGKDVFLVTDIWGTEVGSLSPSSPTIWLKQTEERMYLCAFQHRSLTIILFIPVTSVHNGEQGLSVVKQQILENASPKIFKVEEKLSRGWGGENAYHVSGYRYLLVDGDRCISRASPPGKVTTLTKDSLVAMNKLREEVDLEKSRAKCDGSDCEKDQEICIRAKNGAWVISRVTRGKELYMVLEKANETLLYASEAVEKFSDRYCSGAFSL, from the exons ATGGGCATGTCGGCGGCAAGCTCTGTCAATGAAGCTATGAAATTGTGCATATTTGATTTGAGAAGGGGACAACATGAAGGGCAGGAGTTGGACaagattttatttttctttcctgCTGATTTGCCTTTCCCAACCCAACTCTCTGTGATAGGGCTTAGTGAAGGGCTCATAACATTCACCAG GATATTCTCCCCAGAGGCTCCGTGTGAGGTTATTGACGCAGAGATGCACTCACATGTTTTCTATGAGGCAGAACGTGATATTTGGATGGTGATG GTGGTGGAGAAAAGTGAGTCAGAAGCCATATGGCGGACTGATGCTTTACGAAATGTTCTTAAAGAAGTTCACTCTCTCTTTGTGATGTTTCACGGGTCCATCAGAGCATTACTCGATAGAGAACCGAGTGGAGGGCTTACCAGGACGCATTTGTATTATTTTGTTATGGATTATTTAAGTG ATTTTCTTTCTGGCAAGAAGCTTCACTTGCCAAATTTCCGTGACTGTCTGAAGGAGCGTGGAAAAGTACAGATGTTGACTATTGGGAGGGAAGCAGCACTTGAAGTTCAG TCACTAGTAAGAGTGCTAGAATCGTGTGCCGGCTGCACACAGTGCTACTCACTGATCATGTTCCAGGACCTGCTGGTTTCCACAACTCTTTCTCCT GATGACTTGATTAACCTATTCACCTATACTGTCATGAGGTTGACCCCAAATGCTCTGTCTGCTGGTGCTGGCTCCTGGTCCTATTTACGCAAAGGAAGCTCTACTTCTAATGCTTCTGGTTCATTATTGGCAAGCTCTACCTCTGTCCTGGACCGGTACTACAGCTCACGGGATACTTCTCCAGTTGGAGTTCGTAGCTATCAGGTTGTTAGGCCCTTACAGCATGACAAATGGTCCAAGGGGAAGGATGTTTTCCTTGTTACTGATATCTGGGGCACAGAAGTTGGCAGCTTGAGTCCCAGCAGTCCAACAATTTGGCTTAAGCAAACAGAGGAGAGGATGTATCTTTGTGCTTTTCAGCATAGGAGCCTCACCATAATACTTTTCATTCCCGTCACATCCGTACACAATGGAGAGCAAGGGTTATCGGTGGTGAAGCAGCAAATTCTGGAGAAT GCATCACCCAAGATATTCAAAGTTGAAGAGAAACTATCTAGAGGATGGGGTGGCGAGAATGCATATCATGTGAGTGGTTACCGCTACTTACTTGTAGACGGTGATAGATGCATCTCTCGGGCATCTCCGCCTGGAAAAGTAACAACTCTTACAAAG GATTCTTTAGTTGCAATGAATAAGCTCCGAGAAGAGGTTGACTTAGAAAAGAGCAGAGCTAAATGTGATGGATCGGACTGCGAGAAAGACCAAGAAATTTGTATTAGAGCAAAAAATGGTGCTTGGGTGATTTCGCGGGTGACACGAGGGAAGGAGCTCTATATGGTACTTGAGAAAGCCAATGAGACCCTTCTTTATGCCTCTGAAGCTGTTGAAAAGTTCAGTGACAG GTATTGCAGTGGCGCTTTTTCTTTGTAA
- the LOC104221107 gene encoding vacuolar fusion protein CCZ1 homolog B-like isoform X1: protein MGMSAASSVNEAMKLCIFDLRRGQHEGQELDKILFFFPADLPFPTQLSVIGLSEGLITFTRIFSPEAPCEVIDAEMHSHVFYEAERDIWMVMVVEKSESEAIWRTDALRNVLKEVHSLFVMFHGSIRALLDREPSGGLTRTHLYYFVMDYLSAFEKRPSLELCCWDFLSGKKLHLPNFRDCLKERGKVQMLTIGREAALEVQSLVRVLESCAGCTQCYSLIMFQDLLVSTTLSPDDLINLFTYTVMRLTPNALSAGAGSWSYLRKGSSTSNASGSLLASSTSVLDRYYSSRDTSPVGVRSYQVVRPLQHDKWSKGKDVFLVTDIWGTEVGSLSPSSPTIWLKQTEERMYLCAFQHRSLTIILFIPVTSVHNGEQGLSVVKQQILENASPKIFKVEEKLSRGWGGENAYHVSGYRYLLVDGDRCISRASPPGKVTTLTKDSLVAMNKLREEVDLEKSRAKCDGSDCEKDQEICIRAKNGAWVISRVTRGKELYMVLEKANETLLYASEAVEKFSDRYCSGAFSL, encoded by the exons ATGGGCATGTCGGCGGCAAGCTCTGTCAATGAAGCTATGAAATTGTGCATATTTGATTTGAGAAGGGGACAACATGAAGGGCAGGAGTTGGACaagattttatttttctttcctgCTGATTTGCCTTTCCCAACCCAACTCTCTGTGATAGGGCTTAGTGAAGGGCTCATAACATTCACCAG GATATTCTCCCCAGAGGCTCCGTGTGAGGTTATTGACGCAGAGATGCACTCACATGTTTTCTATGAGGCAGAACGTGATATTTGGATGGTGATG GTGGTGGAGAAAAGTGAGTCAGAAGCCATATGGCGGACTGATGCTTTACGAAATGTTCTTAAAGAAGTTCACTCTCTCTTTGTGATGTTTCACGGGTCCATCAGAGCATTACTCGATAGAGAACCGAGTGGAGGGCTTACCAGGACGCATTTGTATTATTTTGTTATGGATTATTTAAGTG CATTTGAAAAGCGACCTTCATTGGAATTGTGCTGCTGGG ATTTTCTTTCTGGCAAGAAGCTTCACTTGCCAAATTTCCGTGACTGTCTGAAGGAGCGTGGAAAAGTACAGATGTTGACTATTGGGAGGGAAGCAGCACTTGAAGTTCAG TCACTAGTAAGAGTGCTAGAATCGTGTGCCGGCTGCACACAGTGCTACTCACTGATCATGTTCCAGGACCTGCTGGTTTCCACAACTCTTTCTCCT GATGACTTGATTAACCTATTCACCTATACTGTCATGAGGTTGACCCCAAATGCTCTGTCTGCTGGTGCTGGCTCCTGGTCCTATTTACGCAAAGGAAGCTCTACTTCTAATGCTTCTGGTTCATTATTGGCAAGCTCTACCTCTGTCCTGGACCGGTACTACAGCTCACGGGATACTTCTCCAGTTGGAGTTCGTAGCTATCAGGTTGTTAGGCCCTTACAGCATGACAAATGGTCCAAGGGGAAGGATGTTTTCCTTGTTACTGATATCTGGGGCACAGAAGTTGGCAGCTTGAGTCCCAGCAGTCCAACAATTTGGCTTAAGCAAACAGAGGAGAGGATGTATCTTTGTGCTTTTCAGCATAGGAGCCTCACCATAATACTTTTCATTCCCGTCACATCCGTACACAATGGAGAGCAAGGGTTATCGGTGGTGAAGCAGCAAATTCTGGAGAAT GCATCACCCAAGATATTCAAAGTTGAAGAGAAACTATCTAGAGGATGGGGTGGCGAGAATGCATATCATGTGAGTGGTTACCGCTACTTACTTGTAGACGGTGATAGATGCATCTCTCGGGCATCTCCGCCTGGAAAAGTAACAACTCTTACAAAG GATTCTTTAGTTGCAATGAATAAGCTCCGAGAAGAGGTTGACTTAGAAAAGAGCAGAGCTAAATGTGATGGATCGGACTGCGAGAAAGACCAAGAAATTTGTATTAGAGCAAAAAATGGTGCTTGGGTGATTTCGCGGGTGACACGAGGGAAGGAGCTCTATATGGTACTTGAGAAAGCCAATGAGACCCTTCTTTATGCCTCTGAAGCTGTTGAAAAGTTCAGTGACAG GTATTGCAGTGGCGCTTTTTCTTTGTAA
- the LOC138885816 gene encoding uncharacterized protein, protein MDPGSTFSYVTPYFAINLGLEPEQLNEPFLVSTPVGESVKVRRVYRGCIVSVQDCHVKIVRFQFPNEKVLEWKSSSTLLVGKFISYLKAQRMIGKGRLAYLAHIINTELEPPTLQSVPVIREFSEVFPDDLPGHPPERIIDFDIDLMPGTQPIYIPPYRMAPA, encoded by the exons atggatccaggttcaacgttttcatatgtgactccatactttgcaattaaccTTGGGCTAGAAcctgaacaacttaatgagccaTTCCTAGTATCTACTCCAGTTGGCGAGTCAGTAAAAGTCAGAAGAGTCTATAGAGGTTGTatagtttcagtccaag attgtcatgtcaagatagtcaggttccaatttccaaatgaaAAAGTCTTAGAGTGGAAGAGTAGTTCAACATTGcttgtaggtaagtttatttcttaccttaaggcacaACGAATGATCGGTAAGGGGCGTCTTGCCTATTTGGCTCACATCATTAATACAGAATTAGAACCACCAACTCTTCAGTCTGTGCCTGTTATTAGAGAATTTTCAGAAGTTTTTCCAGATGACCTTCCCGGACATCCTCCTGAAAGAATCATAGACTTTGACATTGATCtcatgccaggcactcagcccatataTATACCTCCTTATAGGATGGCTCCGGCATAA
- the LOC138885817 gene encoding uncharacterized protein — protein MFNDVNSAMEMFKYFMANQNERRDEIPPQSNRQNNFESSKVNEFLKFSPPLLHGFIADENPMLWLEGVKKALRAMKAFDDEAVELVAYQLRDVTGTWIEMWEKERDEDDDPPTWEEFEEAFMANFIREKDSEAKAIEFEQLKQGNKSVQEYYMEFIRLAKHAPHMVKIEKAKIHKFVGGLAYHIKDTTSVAVVGMIAFSSIVGFAKYLEKDRQQRREEKKHNKKARTTGKFNGISSRGGRGPSNKESLAPAQSSRHSGGGSSFIRTHSYGNHSRQDQNFRTSSSHSQSHAEKYSHQQGFCGTCKRQHSGQCKLRFHGCYHCGDIGHIKGNCPKLRHNFSSGSTRPPSSSANAVAPPQARGSHNQTGHGKAEV, from the coding sequence ATGTTTAATGATGTCAACAGTGCTATGGAGATGTTTAAATACTTCATGGCCAATCAGAACGAGAGAAGAGATGAGATTCCACCTCAATCAAATAGACAGAACAATTTTGAGTCCTCAAAagtgaatgaatttttgaagttcaGTCCTCCATTGTTACATGGTTTTATAGCTGATGAAAATCCAATGTTGTGGCTGGAGGGTGTCAAGAAAGCCCTCCGAGcgatgaaagcatttgatgatgaaGCTGTGGAGCTAGTTGCTTACCAGCTTAGAGATGTGACTGGCACTTGGATtgagatgtgggaaaaggaaagagatgaagatgatgatccacctacttgggaagaatttgaagaggccTTCATGGCTAACTTTATCCGGGAAAAGGATAGTGAAGCTAAGGCTATAGAGTTCGAACAActcaagcaagggaataaaagtgTGCAAGAGTACTACATGGAATTCATAAGGTTAGCTAAGCATGCTCCTCACATGGTTAAGATAGAAAAGGCAAAGATTCATAAGTTTGTTGGCGGTTTGGCTTACCACATTAAGGATACGACATCAGTTGCAGTGGTAGGAATGATAGCTTTCTCCTCTATTGTGGGATTCGCCAAGTACTTAGAAAAAGACAGGCaacaaagaagagaagaaaaaaagcatAACAAGAAAGCTCGGACAACGGGCAAGTTTAATGGTATATCCAGCAGAGGGGGAAGGGGTCCCTCCAATAAGGAGTCATTAGCACCAGCTCAGTCCAGTCGTCACTCAGGTGGTGGGTCTTCCTTCATACGTACTCATAGTTATGGAAACCATTCTCGCCAGGATCAAAAttttaggacatcatcctcacatagCCAGAGTCATGCTGAGAAATATTCACACCAACAAGGTTTTTGTGGAACATGTAAGCGGCAACATTCAGGTCAATGCAAGCTCAGGTTTCATGGTTGCTATCATTGTGGAGACATTGGTCATATAAAGGGCAACTGCCCAAAGTTGCGACATAATTTCAGTAGTGGATCAACTCGTCCTCCTAGTTCCTCCGCTAATGCAGTTGCACCACCTCAGGCTCGTGGTTCTCATAATCAGACTGGGCATGGGAAGGCGGAGGTGTAG